The DNA window TCCCAAGAACGAAATGGATTACCACAGGTTCTTTGATGAATGGTGGGAGAAAGATTTAGCGTCGATGGTTCTCAGGGACAGGAACCATCCTTCGGTGATAATCTGGAGTATAGGCAACGAGATCAAGGAGAGAGCGGACTCAAACGGACTGGCAATTGCGAGGATGCTAAGGGACAAGGTCAGGGAAATGGATATGACCCGTCCGGTTACCCAGGGGGTTTCTGAATTCTGGGAAACACCCGGCAGGCCGTGGGAGGATACCGCACCCGTTTTTGCGCAGCTGGATGTGCATGGGTACAATTACATGTGGAGTGAATATGAAACAGATCATGAGAAGTATCCTGAGAGGATCATGATAGGTACCGAATCATTGCCCTCTGAGGCCCTGGAGAACTGGCAGATGGCCGAAAAGCATCCCTATGTACTTGGAGATTTTGTGTGGACCGGCATGGATTATTTCGGCGAATCAGGAATTGGCAGCCACTGGCTCGACGATGACGACAGGCCCTTCCTGCCCCCATGGCCCTGGTTCAACGCTAACTGCGGCGATATAAGCGTGCTGGGTTACAAAAAGCCGCAGATGTACTTTCGCGATGTTGTATGGCGTAACAGTCCCCTCGAAATGATGGTCCATGCGCCTGTTCCCGAAGGGCGGACCCTGATCGTGAGCAAGTGGGGATGGCCCGATGAACATAAAAGCTGGAACTGGGAGGGTCATGAAGGTACGCCCCTTCAGGTTTCAGTTTATACAAGGTGTGAGCAGGTGCGCCTCGAACTGAACGGACAGGTTTTGGGAGTGAAGGATGTATCTGAAGAGACCAGCCTTACTGCCCGGTTTGAAGTTCCCTGGGAGCCTGGCGAACTGGTAGCCATCGGAATGGATGAAGGCAGGGAAGTCGCCCGGGAAGTGCTACGAACCACCGGTCTGCCTCACGGTCTGAGGATCAGGCCCGAACGTGATGCCGTTAAAGCAGCTCCCGGTGAGCTGGTATGGTTCAATATAGAAGTTATTGATAAAGAAGGACTGCCGGTTCCTGCAGCTGAAATACCGGTTGAGTTGATAATAACAGGGCCCGCAGAACTGCAGGCGGTGGGTAATGGTAACCCGTCCGGTATGAAGAGCTTCCGGCAGCCTCTTGTGAAAACTTACGGAGGGCGTTGCCAGCTGATAGTCCGCCCCGGCATGGAACCAGGTGAGATAACCGTACTGGCAAAGTCCCCCGGAATAGTTTCAGGAACTGCTAAAGTGGCAATACTCTAGAATCCCCACGATTTCATAACAGCAAGGTTCTGCTCCATGCGTTCCATCGGGGTCTTGCCCTGGTAAGCCTCCTGCTCGATTATGAAGAGCTCTGTGCCCTGGTCCCTGGCCAGTTCAAGGGCTTCCCTCACGCCTACAACCCCGTCACCAAGGAGGCAGCTTTCCCATCCTCCGTCTTCCCTCTGGATCATATCCTTGGCATGGATATTATCGTACCTGTCCGGGTACTGCGCAAGCACCTCGCTCGCCTTTGCCCCGGCAATGTACATATTGCCGGTGTCGAGCTGCATCACAACCTTGTCGGCG is part of the Marinilabiliales bacterium genome and encodes:
- a CDS encoding glycoside hydrolase family 2 protein, producing NEGRNSRWYSGSGIYRNVKLIRTNQLHAGLWGTFITTPEVSRERAVVHIETEVINSGLQQEEFIVRVDILNSGGEIVASAEKRGVAEPVGQVVVNKEADVVFPRLWCTQDPALYKAVISIEKEGKVADRTETTFGIRSIEFSPEKGFLLNGESTLLKGGCMHHDNGPLGAAAFDRAEYRRVEIMKNNGFNAIRTAHNPPSSAFLDACDRLGMLVINEAFDHWQVPKNEMDYHRFFDEWWEKDLASMVLRDRNHPSVIIWSIGNEIKERADSNGLAIARMLRDKVREMDMTRPVTQGVSEFWETPGRPWEDTAPVFAQLDVHGYNYMWSEYETDHEKYPERIMIGTESLPSEALENWQMAEKHPYVLGDFVWTGMDYFGESGIGSHWLDDDDRPFLPPWPWFNANCGDISVLGYKKPQMYFRDVVWRNSPLEMMVHAPVPEGRTLIVSKWGWPDEHKSWNWEGHEGTPLQVSVYTRCEQVRLELNGQVLGVKDVSEETSLTARFEVPWEPGELVAIGMDEGREVAREVLRTTGLPHGLRIRPERDAVKAAPGELVWFNIEVIDKEGLPVPAAEIPVELIITGPAELQAVGNGNPSGMKSFRQPLVKTYGGRCQLIVRPGMEPGEITVLAKSPGIVSGTAKVAIL